The DNA segment TTGCCTTAAATCTCAGCccaatattaaaaaacaaggcTCACTCGGTCGGACATAACGTAGTTAATACATTGGAAGTGTTTGTTCTTCTACTGTGTGTCCCAAAACCCTAACAAAAACCCGTAGTTGCAGTGCGGTGCATCAATGGGGAAAGCGAAGGGGAAGCACCGTTTGGATAAGTACTATCACTTGGCCAAAGAACATGGTTACAGGTCTCGAGCTTCATGGAAGCTGGTCCAGCTCAATTCCAAATACCAGTTCCTCGAGTCCGCACGCGCCGTCCTCGACCTCTGCGCCGCCCCCGGAGGCTGGATGCAGGTGGCGGTGCAGCGCGTTCCCGTAGACCACCTCGTCATCGGCGTGGACCTGGCGCCCATCGCTCCCATCCGCGGTGCAATCGCCATCCAGGAAGACATCACGAAAACAGAATGCAAGTCCCGCATCAAGAAGCTCATGAACCAGCACGGATGCCGCGCCTTTGACGTCATTCTGCACGACGGCTCTCCTAATGTCGGCGGAGCCTGGGCTCAGGAAGCCATGAGCCAGAACGCCCTCGTCATTGATGCTGTCAAATTAGCCACTCAGTTCTTGGCGCCCAAGGGTATCTTTGTCACCAAAGTAATCTtgcataattttcttattcttattctCATTCCGATCATTATAATTGttgttattgtaattattatttattgctGCTTTGTTGCGTCATAGATTTTCAGGTCGCAAGATTACAGCTCGGTGGTGTATTGCTTGAAGCAGGTAATGTGATTGTTTTTATAATTGGAAAACAATCGTGTTTGTGATTTTGGGCGAGTTGTTGAGATTTGTTTGTGGATTTTTGTTTCTCAGTTGTTTGAGAAGGTAGAGGTGGATAAGCCTGCGGCTAGTCGATCTGAATCTGCTGAGATATATGTTTTGGGCCTTAGGTACAAGGCACCTGCCAAGATTGATCCGCGACTTCTTGATGTGAAGCATCTTTTTCAGGGGTCTGTGGAACCGCAGCCTAAGGTAATCATTCTGTTTGTTTTTGTGCATGCTGGATTggccatttttttttgttcctcTTTGGTTAGGTTTGGTTTTCTCTGTTGGTGATTGATGAATCATCTGTGCAGGTGGTAGATGTACTTAGAGATACTAAGCAGAAAAGGCATCGTGACGGGTAACTACTGCTTCATTTCAAGAATTGGTTTGACTTTTAATATGTTTGCTTTTTCTGAgttacatttttaaattcatcGCCAGGCTTGGtcttgcataaaaaaatattttcgaaGGATTGTTAAGGCATCCTGATAAACAGAGAACACTAGGAATATGAAAAACTTTGCAGTTTATTAGCTACTTGAACTGATTTTATACAAATAGAACGCTTATTGTGCCCCATCCCTCTTTATTTCAcgcttttaatttttgttttgtgctCCAAACATAGTCTGCTACTTCCTGTAGACTTGTTTTCTAACTTCTTCACTACTGCAGCTATGAAGATGGAAACACAACTTTAAGGAAGATATCTTCAGCTTCAAATTTCATTTGGTCAGATTCTCCTCTGGAGATCCTTGGTTCAGTCACTTCTATAACCTTTACTGATGCAGCTGATAAACCAATCAAGGATCATGATCTAACAACTGAAGAggtattttgtttaaattatctGAGATGTGATTATGCATTTTTTGTATTCAGTGGATAATTAGACgaaattaatatagttaattttaatgCGGTTGTTTTTCAGGTCAAATCTCTGTGCGATGATTTAAGGGTTTTGGGGAAGCAAGATTTCAAGCATCTTCTAAAGTAACTTCCTGATTTGAATATCACTCTGATATTTGGTTGATTTTCTAAAAATGGTTCAATACTATTCTTCCTGTTATGTATGGTGATTTGATACTGTTATTTGTCACATGTAGGTGGAGGATTCACATTAGAAAAGCTCTTTCACCAACTCAGAAGCATGATCCTCCTACCACTAAAGAAGAGACGGAAAATGAGCCAAAGGTGGACGAAGAAGATAGATTACTCAATGAAATGGAGGAACTGACTAATGTGATGGACCGCAAGAAGAAACGTGCAAAGAAGCTTCTTGCTAAAAGAAGAGCCAAGGTTTTTAGCTCTTAACATCCCTGGTTTTTGTTGTCATTGGATATGCACATGAATGACTTTTGGAATCTATGTTGTTAGTATCAATGTTTTTAATAGCCATTATTGCACCACCATACTGCCAAAATGTGGTGTTTTTTATCCTTATTGGCAATTTGTGAAGGGAATCCTGCCTTTGGTGGCAATGGATTGTTTTTATGGTGGAATTTCTACCTTCTTCCATCCATCACTTTGGTTAATGTTTGTTTGGAGAATAATGACGGGTTTTACAAAATAATAGATGATGTTTAGTCTGTCATAAATTCATTAATCACACCAGTccataaacaaattttaaagctCTGTTTTTCTGTTCATTTGTTTTTCGAGTGGATGAGATCAAGTTGATTCATTGCTTTAATGATTTGAATCTTATAGGACAAGGCACGGAAAGCAACAGGGATGCAAATGGATGCAGTAGAAGATGGTTATGTAGATCACGAGCTGTTTTCCCTTTCCTCCATAAAGGTTTGTTCTattctttttcacttctctTGGTTTGAAAACTTATACAACCTGTTGAAGTGCATCAACTGTTTTTTCACGTTAAACTCTCTCTCTTCTTTAAAACTCCCGAAAAGTACAGGATGTTTGCTTGATATATACCTTTTATTTGCAACTGGGAGGTCTAGAATAGTGTCAGATTACTCTTGTTGGGCAACATTTAAGGAGTACTTTACCAATACTTCAACTGTATATGGGCACATGCACAGAAAACTAACTTTTAGagttacatatttattttatctgtaTCACTTCCTTCGAAGTGAAAAAACTGATTGAGGACAgctcttaattttttaatggatTTATTCTTTATTGGGGTTTTAGGGAAAGAAAGATCTGGTAGCTGTTGACAACACTGAGTATGAAGGTGACGAGGGTGAAGTTGAAGATAGTGAGAATGAAGAAATCCATGAAAGCCCAGAGCATTCATCCAGTGACTTGGAAGATTCAGATGAGGAACGGAAAAGGTGAATGACAGGTTCTTTTGATAGTTGCTCATACTCTGTTATGTTAGCATTTACACTTTAAATCTTCCTTAATAATCTGTTATGATTTTTAATCAATACTACACTGATATCAGATACAATGAACAAATGGAAGATTTGTTGGATAAAGCTTATGAGAAGTTTGTCATCAGAAAGGAAGGAAGTGCAAAGCAGCGTAAGCGAATTAAGAAATCCTATGAGGCAGAGGCCCAACTTTTGGAGGTAGGCATTATTCTTCGTGATTTTTGTGTAGTTGAACGTTCACTCTGTTAGAGTTTTATATACTCCGAGATTGAGAACTGAGATTATATGCGATTCTTGAAAATCCCGCCATATTTACTTTTCTGAACCCTTTGGATATCTCCCAAAATATTTGGGATTGGAATATTTAAACACCAGGAGATAGGGAACATCATTATATTATCCACACTCTTTTATTTCCTGTATCCATTAATTTATTCCCGTCCCTTTCTTACATCCAAACAAACTTTCAGGGTCCACTATCAAGCTTACTCCTAATATAAGTATATGTTTTTTGTATACCGCCCCCTAGTTTTTAGTTGAATCTCtggtttattttttagaaaCATGGAATGCTGCTTCTTTTTGTTTAGAAACCATTAAATTCTTTAACGTGCAGTTCATGACTTTTGGCTGTGTAGGGCGGTGAGGATGATGATATTGTTGAATCCAAGTATGATTCCGATGAAGACAAGGGTGATCAAGAAGCAAATCCATTGATGGTGCCACTTAATGACGGGGCAGAACCGACCCAAGAGGAGATCATGAAAAAGTGGTTTAGTCAGGATATATTTGCTGAAGCTGCAGAGGAAGGTGACTTTGAGAAGGATGAGAGTAAAGATGAAATGGATATAGATGATGAGCCTAAGGAGAAGACATCCGTTGCAAAAAaggtcaaagaaaataaaacagcaGCTCCAGCAGTGGTAGATCACCCTCAACCTCAAGCATCCAAGACACTAGATGATTTTGAAATAGTTCCTGCGCCTGGCACTGATTCAAGTGATGATTCATCCTCTGATGAATCGGAGGAAGATGTTGAAACCAAAGCTGAGATACTGGCTTATGCAAAGAAGATGATGAGAAAAAAGCAACGGGAGCAGATATTGGATGATGCatataacaagtacatgtttgATGACGAGGGATTGCCGAAATGGTTTCTAGATGAAGAGAAGAAGCACAGGCAACCAGTAAAGCCTCTTACGAAAGAGGAAATTGCTGCAATGAGAGCGcaatttaaagaaattgatgCCCGGCCTGCAAAGAAGGTGGCGGAGGCCAAAGCACGGAAGAAGCGTGCTGCAATGAAGAAGCTTGAGAAGGTACGGAAGAAGGCGAATGCCATATCAGACCAGACAGAGATTTCTGATCGTTCGAAGAGGAAGCAAATTGAACAACTGTATAAAAAGGCTGTTCCGAAGAGGCCTAAAAAGGAATATGTAGTTGCAAAGAAAGGTGTACAAGTAAAGACTGGCAAAGGAAAAGTCCTTGTTGATCGAAGAATGAAGAAGGATGCTAGGAAACATGGAATGGGTAAGGCAGGAAAAGGAGGTTCCAAGGGGAAGAAGGGTAAGGCTTCAAAGGGCAAAGGAGCTTCGAAGGCTTCCTCTGCCAAAAAGGGAAAACAGAGGACTAAATGAAAATAGATTGATACGTGACAAACTTCAGAGTTCAAATTAATTCGCTTCGCCTTATTTTCTAGgcccaaattttgtttttcatttgcttGTGTTATTGTGcatttgatattataaattaaagaatggAGGTTTTTGTCGTTCATAAAGGAAAACGATAATGTATTGATAACTTGTCTTAATTAGAAGCTAGTAAAGTTCTTAGTTTCGAAATTAATTATGGATCAAGTCTTTGACAGTGGCTTTAAATGTTGAAAGTAAATTATCCTTACTCAAAAGGGTATCCTAGTGACTGAATCGTTTTAATTGTATAGTCATTATCGTATACCAAAAAAAGcttgttattataaaatagtttaaatgtCCTTTCAAATCCATGGGGCGTTAAGTAAGAACACAACTTTTAAGTCTTTAAGAAGCACAACTCACCTAGAACcgttaatattttcaaaatttgtcttatatgataaaattgatgtaaaattatactatttagtaaaaaaaaaacctacaaCTTAAAGTACAAACAGAATTAAAGACAAATATACGTAATTgatgtatttgaattttgaaaggaacggattttttgaatttgagagaaaaaataaaaataaaagtgagattgtttgaattaaagaaaagataCTAAATTTGCATGATTTATGATTTGTATcatgataaattaaaagaaatgttttaatgaataagattatataattataatatgatatgaatttaaatataaaaattatatattaaacatgtgatataaattttgtaattataataattttattataatcacaTAGCATGTgttttcattaatgttttcGGTAATGCTTCAATTAATTAATACGAAGAGAAATGAGGAAGGAAGAACCCTAAAATCCTGAATAGAGAGATATAGATAATTGAGATTGTTACAAGGAGCAAAGGAAGAAGTTAGCATGGAAAAGAGCAAAATATTGATAATTGGGGTAACTGGAAGTTTGGGATATCATTTGGCAGAAGCAAGTCTGAAATTTTGTCATCCAACGTTTGCTCTCGTCAGACATTCTGCATTCTCTCACCCAATCAAAGCCCAGAAACTTCACTCCCTCTCTCAAGGCGGAGCCACCCTTCTCACAGTCTCTCTCAtcttatttttttgatttttctctttcaatttctCATTCTTGTGATTGAAATTGGAGATTTTTATGGCCAGGGTTCGATGGAGGATGAAACCGCCCTTGCGGAGGCTGTGAGGCTTGTAGATGTGGTCATTTGCGCCGTTTCAGCCCAACAATGTCTGCATCAAAAGCTCCTTATCCGAGTTATCAAACAACTTGGCTCTATTAAGGTTatacttataataatataagctgaattttcttttctattctttttcttcttttgctttaattttgtttagtgCTTGAAAGTGGGTTTCATGATTATCAAATGGGAAAGAGTTCCTTCCATGCTATTCTTTTTACCATTTAGAACAACAAATTTATgctaaatcataaattaaattctcatCGGTTTATACTGTCAGTAAGAAAGTGATCATTTAGTCTATATTTTTAGGTTGGGAGAATAGTTTCTTCAGGATATGCTTTTAATTGCTTATGGTTGAATGATTTAATAATTACGACTAATTTCAATCATAGTTAAAttgataatgataaataataataataataatatattatcgtAACTTTATAATAggaattaaaaagtaaaacagaGCTTTATAGGGTCTTAGCATTTAACTTATGTACacaacattattataaatatattatagcAGTCAAGTGAaactttcaataatatttatctatattattaataataacatatttatatttaaaatttaaaaaacaatgaatattttaagtttattttattttttattttaaagaatgaaacagtgttgtattaattatatttgttggtTTGCTTTGAACTGTTTTTTTAGATTTCTTAATTCTTTGACCAATTGATTGTGGTTTGATTGAAACTATTTATTCAACAGTTTTCGGGTCTTACCAGTTTAATCCGATTttcagaatatattttttttaagtgtaaAGTTAGGGGAATGGTTTTCAGTgatgtattttgaaataaatgtgttatttattttatactataaCTCAAGAATTTGCATAATGACATTATGTTGTGGGTCTCTCTGCTTTGAATCAttcttaaaaaactaaatccacgtgtttttaaaattagaagtaTCAAACTTATCACTTAAAGAAAACCAATTTATAGATATTGAAGTATAGGAATCTTGTTGTTTCATGTATGCAGCCAGAGTTCTCAATATCCATCTTTTGATTGGTGAAACATAGTTTTCTAACGTTATTTGAGTTGttaaatgtgttaaataaaCTGTTGTTAATGGATTTTGGGTCTCAGAGATTCATCCCATCTGAATTTGGATCAGATCCTACCAGGGCTCACGTGTCAGAGCTTGATGATCTGCATAATTTCTATGCACCCAAAGTTGAAATCCGTCGACTTGTGGAGGCTGAAGGCATTCCATACACTGTCATCTCATGCAATTTTTTCATGAAGATTTTGCTTCCTTCTCTTGCTCAGCCAGGCTTAGATGCTCCTCCAAGGGACAAGGTCACAGTATATGGTGATGGGAATACAAAAGGTATATGCTCCATTAATCAAGACCATTGTTACTCTTTTACTTGGTACTGGAGTGTTCATTGAGTAACCatcttttttaatctttgaaatGTATAGTGTtgtaatagtttttaaaattaaagaaatcttACAAACTTTGTGCAAGTTAAAATTTCACCTAAGCCAATTACACTGTGTCACGtcattaaaaattgtatagTCAACAAGTTAAGACAGAAATTTTAATTGTTCATTCTGATTAACGGCAAGATTCTAATTGAGTCAATTTTAATTGAGACAATTATGGAGAAATAGGATTTctgaaataattaaatgttagtTTAAAGAAACTTtacttaaatgatatatatacatGGATCAAAACTAGaaaatttagagatttatttGAAATCCTAGTAGTTGCAGAGAGTAATGTGATACCGACTTTCATTACCAGATCATTATCTACTAAGATTTCTTTGCAGGTGTCTTCGTGAAGGAAAGTGATGTTGCTGCCTTCACTATCAGTACAGTTGATGATCCTCGTACCTTAAATAAAGTGTTGTATTTGAGACCCCCAGGAAACGTTTGTTCTTTGAA comes from the Vigna radiata var. radiata cultivar VC1973A chromosome 2, Vradiata_ver6, whole genome shotgun sequence genome and includes:
- the LOC106756450 gene encoding putative rRNA methyltransferase — protein: MGKAKGKHRLDKYYHLAKEHGYRSRASWKLVQLNSKYQFLESARAVLDLCAAPGGWMQVAVQRVPVDHLVIGVDLAPIAPIRGAIAIQEDITKTECKSRIKKLMNQHGCRAFDVILHDGSPNVGGAWAQEAMSQNALVIDAVKLATQFLAPKGIFVTKIFRSQDYSSVVYCLKQLFEKVEVDKPAASRSESAEIYVLGLRYKAPAKIDPRLLDVKHLFQGSVEPQPKVVDVLRDTKQKRHRDGYEDGNTTLRKISSASNFIWSDSPLEILGSVTSITFTDAADKPIKDHDLTTEEVKSLCDDLRVLGKQDFKHLLKWRIHIRKALSPTQKHDPPTTKEETENEPKVDEEDRLLNEMEELTNVMDRKKKRAKKLLAKRRAKDKARKATGMQMDAVEDGYVDHELFSLSSIKGKKDLVAVDNTEYEGDEGEVEDSENEEIHESPEHSSSDLEDSDEERKRYNEQMEDLLDKAYEKFVIRKEGSAKQRKRIKKSYEAEAQLLEGGEDDDIVESKYDSDEDKGDQEANPLMVPLNDGAEPTQEEIMKKWFSQDIFAEAAEEGDFEKDESKDEMDIDDEPKEKTSVAKKVKENKTAAPAVVDHPQPQASKTLDDFEIVPAPGTDSSDDSSSDESEEDVETKAEILAYAKKMMRKKQREQILDDAYNKYMFDDEGLPKWFLDEEKKHRQPVKPLTKEEIAAMRAQFKEIDARPAKKVAEAKARKKRAAMKKLEKVRKKANAISDQTEISDRSKRKQIEQLYKKAVPKRPKKEYVVAKKGVQVKTGKGKVLVDRRMKKDARKHGMGKAGKGGSKGKKGKASKGKGASKASSAKKGKQRTK
- the LOC106756256 gene encoding probable pinoresinol-lariciresinol reductase 3; the encoded protein is MEKSKILIIGVTGSLGYHLAEASLKFCHPTFALVRHSAFSHPIKAQKLHSLSQGGATLLTGSMEDETALAEAVRLVDVVICAVSAQQCLHQKLLIRVIKQLGSIKRFIPSEFGSDPTRAHVSELDDLHNFYAPKVEIRRLVEAEGIPYTVISCNFFMKILLPSLAQPGLDAPPRDKVTVYGDGNTKGVFVKESDVAAFTISTVDDPRTLNKVLYLRPPGNVCSLNELVEMWEIKIGKKLERLHVSEGELLQKIKGTSYPANYELLFIYSAFINGDHTYFDIEPPSGVNGTQLYPQVKYTTISEFLDTLV